A stretch of the Vitis riparia cultivar Riparia Gloire de Montpellier isolate 1030 chromosome 13, EGFV_Vit.rip_1.0, whole genome shotgun sequence genome encodes the following:
- the LOC117928143 gene encoding E3 ubiquitin-protein ligase KEG isoform X1, translating to MKIPCCLVCQTRYNEEERVPLLLQCGHGFCKECLSRLFSASPDTNLSCPRCRHVSSVGNSVQALRKNYGVLALIQSSSAPSSAFDCDFTDEDEDNEDELVNEEEEDDESHRRRRCSRGSYTSSSSCGPVIELASHQDLRLVKRIGEGRRAGVEMWAAVLSGGSGRCRHGVAAKKVVVGEDTDLGWVQNRLDNLRRASMWCRNVCTFHGATKMEGSLCLIMDRCNGSVQSEMQRNEGRLTLEQILRYGADIARGVAELHAAGVVCMNLKPSNLLLDANGHAVVSDYGLPAILKKPACRKAQSECDSSGIHSCMDCTMLSPHYTAPEAWEPPVKKPLNIFWDDAIGISPESDAWSFGCTLVEMCTGSIPWAGLSAEEIYRAVVKSRRQPPQYAGVVGVGIPRELWKMIGECLQFKASKRPTFNAMLATFLRHLQEIPRSPPASPENEFPRPPGTNVSEPAPAPLEVFQDNPNHLHQLVSEGDLNGVRDLLAKAASGGSSISIYSLFEAQNSDGQTALHLACRRGSAELVEAILEHREANVDVLDRDGDPPLVFALAAGSPECVQALIRRGANVRSRLREGFGPSVAHVCAFHGQPDCMRELLLAGADPNAVDDEGESVLHRAIAKKYTDCALVLLENGGCESMAVLNSKTLTPLHLCVATWNVAVVRRWVEVASPEEIAEAIDIPSAVGTALCMAAALKKDHEIEGRELVRILLTAGADPTAQDVQHRRTALHTAAMANDVELVKIILDAGVDVNIRNVHNTIPLHVALARGAKSCVGLLLSAGANCNLQQDDEGDNAFHIAADAAKMIRENLEWLIIMLRNPDAAVEVRNHNGKTLRDFLEALPREWISEDLMEALMNRGIHLSTTVFEIGDWVKFKRSISTPSYGWQGAKHKSVGFVQSVPDRDNLIVAFCSGEARVLANEVIKVIPLDRGQHVKLKPDIKEPRFGWRGQSRDSIGTVLCVDDDGILRVGFPGASRGWKADPAEMERVEEFKVGDWVRIRPTLTTAKHGLGSVTPGSIGIVYCVRPDSSLLLELSYLPNPWHCEPEEVEPVVPFRIGDRVCVKRSVAEPRYAWGGETHHSVGRISGIENDGLLIIEIPKRPIPWQADPSDMEKVEDFKVRDWVRVKASVSSPKYGWEDVTRNSIGLIHSLEEDGDVGIAFCFRSKPFRCSVTDVEKMPPFEVGQEIHVMPSISQPRLGWSNETAATVGKIVRIDMDGALNVKVPGRLSLWKVSPGDAEKLSGFAVGDWVRSKPSLGTRPSYDWNTFGKESLAVVHSIQDTGYLELACCFRKGRWITHYTDVEKVPCFKVGQHVQFRSGLHEPRWGWRGTRSDSRGVITSVHADGEMRVAFFGLPGLWRGDPADFEIMQLFEVGEWVRIRDDAGSWKTIGAGSIGIVQGIGYEGDEWDGTISVGFCGEQERWVGPTSHLESVERLMVGQKVRVKLSVKQPRFGWSGHSHGSIGTISAIDADGKLRIYTPAGSKAWMLDAAEVELVEEEELGIGDWVRVRASVSTPTHHWGEVSHASIGVVHRMENDELWVAFCFMERLWLCKAWEMEKVRPFKVGDRVRIREGLVTPRWGWGMETHASKGQVVGVDANGKLRIKFQWREGRTWLGDPADIVLDETIPGTTGTL from the exons ATGAAGATTCCCTGCTGTTTGGTGTGCCAGACTCGGTACAACGAGGAGGAGAGGGTTCCCTTGCTGCTTCAATGCGGTCATGGCTTCTGCAAGGAGTGTCTCTCTCGATTGTTCTCTGCATCTCCCGATACCAACCTCTCTTGCCCCCGCTGCCGCCACGTGTCGTCCGTGGGGAACTCCGTTCAGGCGCTGAGGAAGAACTACGGCGTCCTCGCGCTAATCCAGTCATCCTCCGCGCCGTCCTCGGCGTTCGACTGCGATTTTACAGATGAAGACGAGGACAACGAGGACGAGCTTGTTAACGAAGAGGAGGAGGACGACGAGTCACACCGGCGCCGCCGATGCAGCCGCGGCTCGTACACGTCGAGCTCCAGCTGTGGACCGGTGATCGAGCTGGCGTCGCACCAGGACTTGAGGCTGGTGAAGCGGATTGGGGAAGGGCGGCGCGCCGGAGTGGAAATGTGGGCGGCTGTGCTCTCCGGCGGGTCAGGGCGGTGCCGCCACGGTGTGGCGGCTAAGAAGGTGGTGGTCGGGGAGGACACTGATTTGGGTTGGGTGCAGAACCGACTCGATAATTTGAGGCGTGCATCAATGTGGTGTAGAAATGTGTGCACTTTCCATGGAGCTACGAAAATGGAGGGTTCTCTTTGTCTGATAATGGATAGATGTAATGGTTCCGTTCAGTCCGAAATGCAGCGCAATGAAGGGCGGCTTACTTTGGAGCAAATCCTGAG GTACGGGGCAGACATTGCACGAGGGGTGGCTGAACTTCATGCAGCAGGTGTTGTTTGTATGAATCTGAAACCATCCAATCTTCTTTTGGATGCCAATGGTCATGCAGTGGTTTCTGATTATGGACTTCCAGCAATTTTGAAGAAACCTGCCTGCAGGAAAGCTCAATCAGAGTGTGATTCCTCTGGAATCCATTCATGTATGGATTGTACAATGCTCAGTCCACACTACACAGCCCCAGAGGCATGGGAACCACCAGTAAAGAAGCCGTTAAATATATTCTGGGATGATGCAATTGGTATATCTCCTGAGTCTGATGCTTGGAGCTTTGGCTGTACATTGGTGGAAATGTGCACTGGTTCCATCCC GTGGGCTGGTTTAAGTGCAGAGGAAATCTATCGAGCTGTTGTCAAGTCTCGCAGACAACCTCCTCAATATGCAGGTGTAGTTGGTGTTGGAATACCTAGGGAATTGTGGAAGATGATTGGTGAATGTCTACAATTCAAGGCATCCAAAAGACCAACTTTTAATGCAATGTTAGCAACATTTCTCCGTCACTTGCAAGAGATACCTCGCAGCCCTCCTGCGAGCCCTGAGAA TGAATTTCCCAGACCTCCTGGAACAAATGTGTCAGAACCAGCGCCTGCACCTTTGGAGGTTTTCCAGGATAATCCCAACCATCTACATCAACTTGTATCTGAAGGGGATTTGAATGGTGTAAG AGATTTGCTTGCAAAGGCTGCTTCAGGAGGCAGTAGCATCTCAATTTATTCTCTATTTGAAGCACAAAATTCTGATGGCCAAACTGCTCTCCACTTGGCTTGTAGACGTGGAAGTGCAGAACTTGTTGAGGCAATTTTGGAGCACAGAGAGGCAAATGTGGATGTCCTGGACAGAGATGGGGATCCTCCCCTAGTTTTTGCTTTAGCAGCTGGATCGCCAGAATGCGTTCAGGCTCTCATCAGAAGAGGTGCAAATGTCAGATCTAGGTTGAGGGAAGGCTTTGGTCCATCAGTTGCTCATGTCTGTGCCTTCCATGGCCAACCTGATTGCATGCGT GAGCTACTGTTGGCTGGAGCTGATCCAAATGCAGTGGATGATGAAGGTGAATCTGTGCTGCACAGGGCAATCGCCAAGAAATATACAGATTGTGCCCTTGTCCTTTTGGAAAATGGGGGCTGTGAGTCTATGGCTGTTCTGAATTCCAAAACTCTGAC ACCTTTGCACTTGTGCGTAGCAACATGGAATGTGGCTGTTGTCAGAAGGTGGGTAGAGGTGGCATCTCCTGAAGAGATCGCTGAGGCAATTGATATACCAAGTGCAGTTGGCACTGCACTGTGTATGGCAGCTGCTTTAAAGAAGGATCATGAAATTG AGGGGAGAGAACTAGTACGGATATTGCTTACTGCTGGGGCAGATCCAACTGCTCAAGATGTGCAGCATAGGCGAACAGCTTTGCACACTGCTGCTATGGCTAATGATGTTGAATTGGTCAAG ATTATTCTTGATGCTGGGGTCGACGTGAACATCCGGAATGTGCATAACACAATTCCCCTTCATGTCGCATTGGCCAGGGGTGCAAAATCATGCGTTGGATTGCTTTTATCTGCTGGGGCAAATTGTAACTTGCAG CAGGATGATGAAGGTGACAACGCATTCCATATAGCAGCTGATGCAGCAAAAATGATACGTGAAAATCTTGAATGGCTCATTATCATGCTGAGGAATCCAGATGCTGCTGTTGAAGTTAGAAATCACAA TGGGAAGACATTAAGGGACTTTCTGGAGGCCCTTCCCCGGGAATGGATTTCTGAAGATCTAATGGAGGCACTCATGAATAGAGGGATTCATCTTTCTACTACAGT ATTTGAAATTGGAGACTGGGTGAAATTTAAAAGAAGTATATCTACTCCTTCATATGGGTGGCAAGGTGCGAAACATAAGAGTGTTGGCTTTGTGCAGAGTGTTCCAGACAGGGACAATCTAATTGTGGCATTTTGTTCTGGAGAGGCTCGTGTATTGGCAAATGAAGTTATAAAAGTGATTCCATTAGACAGGGGACAGCATGTGAAACTTAAACCAGATATCAAAGAGCCAAG GTTTGGCTGGCGAGGCCAATCACGTGACAGCATTGGAACTGTTCTCTGTGTTGATGATGATGGGATTTTGCGTGTTGGGTTCCCCGGAGCATCCAGAGGATGGAAAGCTGATCCAGCTGAAATGGAAAGGGTAGAAGAATTTAAGGTTGGGGACTGGGTCCGTATTCGTCCCACTCTTACAACAGCAAAGCATGGACTTGGATCTGTAACCCCAGGGAGCATTGGTATAGTGTATTGTGTTAGACCAGATAGTAGCCTGTTGTTGGAACTGAGCTATCTTCCAAATCCATGGCATTGTGAACCAGAGGAGGTTGAGCCTGTTGTACCTTTCAGG ATTGGTGACCGGGTATGTGTGAAGAGGTCTGTTGCAGAGCCTAGATACGCTTGGGGTGGTGAGACCCATCATAGTGTAGGAAGGATAAGTGGGATAGAGAATGACGGTCTCCTGATAATTGAAATACCAAAACGACCAATACCATGGCAGGCTGATCCTTCTGACATGGAAAAGGTTGAGGATTTCAAG GTTAGGGATTGGGTTAGAGTGAAAGCTTCAGTATCCTCCCCAAAATATGGGTGGGAGGACGTAACACGGAATAGCATTGGGCTAATCCATAGCTTGGAGGAGGATGGTGATGTGGGTATTGCTTTCTGCTTCAGGAGCAAGCCTTTCCGTTGTTCAGTGACAGATGTAGAGAAGATGCCTCCCTTTGAAGTGGGACAAGAGATTCATGTGATGCCATCCATTTCTCAGCCACGGCTTGGATGGTCAAATGAAACTGCTGCTACTGTTGGAAAGATAGTAAGAATTGACATGGATGGGGCTTTAAAT GTGAAAGTACCTGGCAGACTTAGCTTGTGGAAAGTTTCTCCTGGAGATGCAGAGAAGCTTTCAGGATTTGCAGTTGGTGATTGGGTACGTTCAAAACCCAGCCTGGGAACTAGACCAAGTTATGACTGGAACACTTTTGGGAAAGAAAGTTTAGCAGTTGTGCATAGCATACAGGATACTGGTTATCTGGAGTTGGCTTGCTGTTTCCGTAAAGGGCGATGGATTACACATTATACAGATGTTGAAAAGGTTCCTTGCTTCAAAGTTGGGCAGCATGTTCAGTTCCGGAGTGGATTGCATGAGCCAAGGTGGGGCTGGAGAGGGACGCGATCTGATTCACGTGGTGTTATAACTAGTGTGCATGCTGATGGAGAAATGAGGGTGGCGTTTTTTGGTCTTCCAGGATTGTGGAGAGGTGATCCTGCAGATTTTGAGATAATGCAGCTGTTTGAAGTGGGAGAGTGGGTGAGAATAAGAGATGATGCTGGTAGCTGGAAAACCATAGGGGCAGGTAGCATTGGCATTGTACAAGGTATAGGCTATGAAGGAGATGAATGGGATGGAACCATTTCTGTTGGGTTTTGTGGGGAGCAAGAAAGATGGGTGGGGCCTACTTCCCATCTTGAAAGTGTGGAAAGGCTCATGGTTGGGCAGAAGGTTAGAGTTAAACTCTCTGTGAAACAACCAAGGTTTGGGTGGTCAGGCCATAGTCATGGAAGCATTGGGACCATATCAGCCATCGATGCTGATGGAAAGCTGAGAATATATACTCCAGCAGGCTCAAAAGCATGGATGCTGGATGCAGCAGAAGTGGAGCTGGTGGAGGAAGAGGAACTTGGAATTGGAGACTGGGTTAGGGTTAGGGCATCAGTCTCGACCCCTACTCACCATTGGGGAGAAGTCAGTCATGCAAGCATTGGTGTGGTCCATCGGATGGAAAATGATGAGCTATGGGTGGCATTCTGCTTCATGGAGAGATTATGGCTTTGCAAGGCTTGGGAAATGGAAAAAGTTCGGCCTTTCAAAGTAGGGGATAGAGTGAGGATCAGAGAAGGGCTGGTGACCCCGCGGTGGGGCTGGGGAATGGAGACACATGCAAGCAAAGGGCAGGTGGTGGGAGTAGATGCCAATGGGAAATTGAGGATTAAGTTCCAGTGGAGAGAAGGGAGGACTTGGCTAGGAGATCCAGCAGATATTGTTCTTGATGAGACCATACCTGGCACTACTGGCACTTTATGA
- the LOC117928143 gene encoding E3 ubiquitin-protein ligase KEG isoform X2 has product MKIPCCLVCQTRYNEEERVPLLLQCGHGFCKECLSRLFSASPDTNLSCPRCRHVSSVGNSVQALRKNYGVLALIQSSSAPSSAFDCDFTDEDEDNEDELVNEEEEDDESHRRRRCSRGSYTSSSSCGPVIELASHQDLRLVKRIGEGRRAGVEMWAAVLSGGSGRCRHGVAAKKVVVGEDTDLGWVQNRLDNLRRASMWCRNVCTFHGATKMEGSLCLIMDRCNGSVQSEMQRNEGRLTLEQILRYGADIARGVAELHAAGVVCMNLKPSNLLLDANGHAVVSDYGLPAILKKPACRKAQSECDSSGIHSCMDCTMLSPHYTAPEAWEPPVKKPLNIFWDDAIGISPESDAWSFGCTLVEMCTGSIPWAGLSAEEIYRAVVKSRRQPPQYAGVVGVGIPRELWKMIGECLQFKASKRPTFNAMLATFLRHLQEIPRSPPASPENEFPRPPGTNVSEPAPAPLEVFQDNPNHLHQLVSEGDLNGVRDLLAKAASGGSSISIYSLFEAQNSDGQTALHLACRRGSAELVEAILEHREANVDVLDRDGDPPLVFALAAGSPECVQALIRRGANVRSRLREGFGPSVAHVCAFHGQPDCMRELLLAGADPNAVDDEGESVLHRAIAKKYTDCALVLLENGGCESMAVLNSKTLTPLHLCVATWNVAVVRRWVEVASPEEIAEAIDIPSAVGTALCMAAALKKDHEIEGRELVRILLTAGADPTAQDVQHRRTALHTAAMANDVELVKIILDAGVDVNIRNVHNTIPLHVALARGAKSCVGLLLSAGANCNLQDDEGDNAFHIAADAAKMIRENLEWLIIMLRNPDAAVEVRNHNGKTLRDFLEALPREWISEDLMEALMNRGIHLSTTVFEIGDWVKFKRSISTPSYGWQGAKHKSVGFVQSVPDRDNLIVAFCSGEARVLANEVIKVIPLDRGQHVKLKPDIKEPRFGWRGQSRDSIGTVLCVDDDGILRVGFPGASRGWKADPAEMERVEEFKVGDWVRIRPTLTTAKHGLGSVTPGSIGIVYCVRPDSSLLLELSYLPNPWHCEPEEVEPVVPFRIGDRVCVKRSVAEPRYAWGGETHHSVGRISGIENDGLLIIEIPKRPIPWQADPSDMEKVEDFKVRDWVRVKASVSSPKYGWEDVTRNSIGLIHSLEEDGDVGIAFCFRSKPFRCSVTDVEKMPPFEVGQEIHVMPSISQPRLGWSNETAATVGKIVRIDMDGALNVKVPGRLSLWKVSPGDAEKLSGFAVGDWVRSKPSLGTRPSYDWNTFGKESLAVVHSIQDTGYLELACCFRKGRWITHYTDVEKVPCFKVGQHVQFRSGLHEPRWGWRGTRSDSRGVITSVHADGEMRVAFFGLPGLWRGDPADFEIMQLFEVGEWVRIRDDAGSWKTIGAGSIGIVQGIGYEGDEWDGTISVGFCGEQERWVGPTSHLESVERLMVGQKVRVKLSVKQPRFGWSGHSHGSIGTISAIDADGKLRIYTPAGSKAWMLDAAEVELVEEEELGIGDWVRVRASVSTPTHHWGEVSHASIGVVHRMENDELWVAFCFMERLWLCKAWEMEKVRPFKVGDRVRIREGLVTPRWGWGMETHASKGQVVGVDANGKLRIKFQWREGRTWLGDPADIVLDETIPGTTGTL; this is encoded by the exons ATGAAGATTCCCTGCTGTTTGGTGTGCCAGACTCGGTACAACGAGGAGGAGAGGGTTCCCTTGCTGCTTCAATGCGGTCATGGCTTCTGCAAGGAGTGTCTCTCTCGATTGTTCTCTGCATCTCCCGATACCAACCTCTCTTGCCCCCGCTGCCGCCACGTGTCGTCCGTGGGGAACTCCGTTCAGGCGCTGAGGAAGAACTACGGCGTCCTCGCGCTAATCCAGTCATCCTCCGCGCCGTCCTCGGCGTTCGACTGCGATTTTACAGATGAAGACGAGGACAACGAGGACGAGCTTGTTAACGAAGAGGAGGAGGACGACGAGTCACACCGGCGCCGCCGATGCAGCCGCGGCTCGTACACGTCGAGCTCCAGCTGTGGACCGGTGATCGAGCTGGCGTCGCACCAGGACTTGAGGCTGGTGAAGCGGATTGGGGAAGGGCGGCGCGCCGGAGTGGAAATGTGGGCGGCTGTGCTCTCCGGCGGGTCAGGGCGGTGCCGCCACGGTGTGGCGGCTAAGAAGGTGGTGGTCGGGGAGGACACTGATTTGGGTTGGGTGCAGAACCGACTCGATAATTTGAGGCGTGCATCAATGTGGTGTAGAAATGTGTGCACTTTCCATGGAGCTACGAAAATGGAGGGTTCTCTTTGTCTGATAATGGATAGATGTAATGGTTCCGTTCAGTCCGAAATGCAGCGCAATGAAGGGCGGCTTACTTTGGAGCAAATCCTGAG GTACGGGGCAGACATTGCACGAGGGGTGGCTGAACTTCATGCAGCAGGTGTTGTTTGTATGAATCTGAAACCATCCAATCTTCTTTTGGATGCCAATGGTCATGCAGTGGTTTCTGATTATGGACTTCCAGCAATTTTGAAGAAACCTGCCTGCAGGAAAGCTCAATCAGAGTGTGATTCCTCTGGAATCCATTCATGTATGGATTGTACAATGCTCAGTCCACACTACACAGCCCCAGAGGCATGGGAACCACCAGTAAAGAAGCCGTTAAATATATTCTGGGATGATGCAATTGGTATATCTCCTGAGTCTGATGCTTGGAGCTTTGGCTGTACATTGGTGGAAATGTGCACTGGTTCCATCCC GTGGGCTGGTTTAAGTGCAGAGGAAATCTATCGAGCTGTTGTCAAGTCTCGCAGACAACCTCCTCAATATGCAGGTGTAGTTGGTGTTGGAATACCTAGGGAATTGTGGAAGATGATTGGTGAATGTCTACAATTCAAGGCATCCAAAAGACCAACTTTTAATGCAATGTTAGCAACATTTCTCCGTCACTTGCAAGAGATACCTCGCAGCCCTCCTGCGAGCCCTGAGAA TGAATTTCCCAGACCTCCTGGAACAAATGTGTCAGAACCAGCGCCTGCACCTTTGGAGGTTTTCCAGGATAATCCCAACCATCTACATCAACTTGTATCTGAAGGGGATTTGAATGGTGTAAG AGATTTGCTTGCAAAGGCTGCTTCAGGAGGCAGTAGCATCTCAATTTATTCTCTATTTGAAGCACAAAATTCTGATGGCCAAACTGCTCTCCACTTGGCTTGTAGACGTGGAAGTGCAGAACTTGTTGAGGCAATTTTGGAGCACAGAGAGGCAAATGTGGATGTCCTGGACAGAGATGGGGATCCTCCCCTAGTTTTTGCTTTAGCAGCTGGATCGCCAGAATGCGTTCAGGCTCTCATCAGAAGAGGTGCAAATGTCAGATCTAGGTTGAGGGAAGGCTTTGGTCCATCAGTTGCTCATGTCTGTGCCTTCCATGGCCAACCTGATTGCATGCGT GAGCTACTGTTGGCTGGAGCTGATCCAAATGCAGTGGATGATGAAGGTGAATCTGTGCTGCACAGGGCAATCGCCAAGAAATATACAGATTGTGCCCTTGTCCTTTTGGAAAATGGGGGCTGTGAGTCTATGGCTGTTCTGAATTCCAAAACTCTGAC ACCTTTGCACTTGTGCGTAGCAACATGGAATGTGGCTGTTGTCAGAAGGTGGGTAGAGGTGGCATCTCCTGAAGAGATCGCTGAGGCAATTGATATACCAAGTGCAGTTGGCACTGCACTGTGTATGGCAGCTGCTTTAAAGAAGGATCATGAAATTG AGGGGAGAGAACTAGTACGGATATTGCTTACTGCTGGGGCAGATCCAACTGCTCAAGATGTGCAGCATAGGCGAACAGCTTTGCACACTGCTGCTATGGCTAATGATGTTGAATTGGTCAAG ATTATTCTTGATGCTGGGGTCGACGTGAACATCCGGAATGTGCATAACACAATTCCCCTTCATGTCGCATTGGCCAGGGGTGCAAAATCATGCGTTGGATTGCTTTTATCTGCTGGGGCAAATTGTAACTTGCAG GATGATGAAGGTGACAACGCATTCCATATAGCAGCTGATGCAGCAAAAATGATACGTGAAAATCTTGAATGGCTCATTATCATGCTGAGGAATCCAGATGCTGCTGTTGAAGTTAGAAATCACAA TGGGAAGACATTAAGGGACTTTCTGGAGGCCCTTCCCCGGGAATGGATTTCTGAAGATCTAATGGAGGCACTCATGAATAGAGGGATTCATCTTTCTACTACAGT ATTTGAAATTGGAGACTGGGTGAAATTTAAAAGAAGTATATCTACTCCTTCATATGGGTGGCAAGGTGCGAAACATAAGAGTGTTGGCTTTGTGCAGAGTGTTCCAGACAGGGACAATCTAATTGTGGCATTTTGTTCTGGAGAGGCTCGTGTATTGGCAAATGAAGTTATAAAAGTGATTCCATTAGACAGGGGACAGCATGTGAAACTTAAACCAGATATCAAAGAGCCAAG GTTTGGCTGGCGAGGCCAATCACGTGACAGCATTGGAACTGTTCTCTGTGTTGATGATGATGGGATTTTGCGTGTTGGGTTCCCCGGAGCATCCAGAGGATGGAAAGCTGATCCAGCTGAAATGGAAAGGGTAGAAGAATTTAAGGTTGGGGACTGGGTCCGTATTCGTCCCACTCTTACAACAGCAAAGCATGGACTTGGATCTGTAACCCCAGGGAGCATTGGTATAGTGTATTGTGTTAGACCAGATAGTAGCCTGTTGTTGGAACTGAGCTATCTTCCAAATCCATGGCATTGTGAACCAGAGGAGGTTGAGCCTGTTGTACCTTTCAGG ATTGGTGACCGGGTATGTGTGAAGAGGTCTGTTGCAGAGCCTAGATACGCTTGGGGTGGTGAGACCCATCATAGTGTAGGAAGGATAAGTGGGATAGAGAATGACGGTCTCCTGATAATTGAAATACCAAAACGACCAATACCATGGCAGGCTGATCCTTCTGACATGGAAAAGGTTGAGGATTTCAAG GTTAGGGATTGGGTTAGAGTGAAAGCTTCAGTATCCTCCCCAAAATATGGGTGGGAGGACGTAACACGGAATAGCATTGGGCTAATCCATAGCTTGGAGGAGGATGGTGATGTGGGTATTGCTTTCTGCTTCAGGAGCAAGCCTTTCCGTTGTTCAGTGACAGATGTAGAGAAGATGCCTCCCTTTGAAGTGGGACAAGAGATTCATGTGATGCCATCCATTTCTCAGCCACGGCTTGGATGGTCAAATGAAACTGCTGCTACTGTTGGAAAGATAGTAAGAATTGACATGGATGGGGCTTTAAAT GTGAAAGTACCTGGCAGACTTAGCTTGTGGAAAGTTTCTCCTGGAGATGCAGAGAAGCTTTCAGGATTTGCAGTTGGTGATTGGGTACGTTCAAAACCCAGCCTGGGAACTAGACCAAGTTATGACTGGAACACTTTTGGGAAAGAAAGTTTAGCAGTTGTGCATAGCATACAGGATACTGGTTATCTGGAGTTGGCTTGCTGTTTCCGTAAAGGGCGATGGATTACACATTATACAGATGTTGAAAAGGTTCCTTGCTTCAAAGTTGGGCAGCATGTTCAGTTCCGGAGTGGATTGCATGAGCCAAGGTGGGGCTGGAGAGGGACGCGATCTGATTCACGTGGTGTTATAACTAGTGTGCATGCTGATGGAGAAATGAGGGTGGCGTTTTTTGGTCTTCCAGGATTGTGGAGAGGTGATCCTGCAGATTTTGAGATAATGCAGCTGTTTGAAGTGGGAGAGTGGGTGAGAATAAGAGATGATGCTGGTAGCTGGAAAACCATAGGGGCAGGTAGCATTGGCATTGTACAAGGTATAGGCTATGAAGGAGATGAATGGGATGGAACCATTTCTGTTGGGTTTTGTGGGGAGCAAGAAAGATGGGTGGGGCCTACTTCCCATCTTGAAAGTGTGGAAAGGCTCATGGTTGGGCAGAAGGTTAGAGTTAAACTCTCTGTGAAACAACCAAGGTTTGGGTGGTCAGGCCATAGTCATGGAAGCATTGGGACCATATCAGCCATCGATGCTGATGGAAAGCTGAGAATATATACTCCAGCAGGCTCAAAAGCATGGATGCTGGATGCAGCAGAAGTGGAGCTGGTGGAGGAAGAGGAACTTGGAATTGGAGACTGGGTTAGGGTTAGGGCATCAGTCTCGACCCCTACTCACCATTGGGGAGAAGTCAGTCATGCAAGCATTGGTGTGGTCCATCGGATGGAAAATGATGAGCTATGGGTGGCATTCTGCTTCATGGAGAGATTATGGCTTTGCAAGGCTTGGGAAATGGAAAAAGTTCGGCCTTTCAAAGTAGGGGATAGAGTGAGGATCAGAGAAGGGCTGGTGACCCCGCGGTGGGGCTGGGGAATGGAGACACATGCAAGCAAAGGGCAGGTGGTGGGAGTAGATGCCAATGGGAAATTGAGGATTAAGTTCCAGTGGAGAGAAGGGAGGACTTGGCTAGGAGATCCAGCAGATATTGTTCTTGATGAGACCATACCTGGCACTACTGGCACTTTATGA